The window ACCTGAGCTTTCTTCGCCCTTATGTGTGGAAGAGGAAAAGTGTTTCAACATCATGTGACAATGAGGTATATATCATAATGAACACTATTAAACTTTGTAAACTGTGTATTTATTAGCATTCTTAATGTGAGATAAGCACATAGAAAAGAAATGCATCTGGTACATAAGTATGTGCTATAAACATACTaccattaatatttaatacactttaaaaacaaaacgtcaGACTGTAACTGTAACTAGTATCAGATCATAGATTCCTGCCAGGACACGGAGCCTGCTGGAGAGTTGACGTACTGGACCAGGTATTCCCGTTGAGCCATAGCACGGGTTGTGTTGTTGGTCCCCGAAGGAAGTGTGGCCTGTGCCAAGACAGGATCATTTCGCCATGAACCATCACTGactttgtgtgtgttaaagTCCTCAACGTCAGCTACTCCCGTTGTTATTCCAATCTCCTCTCGTAGCATGTTGTGTAGTGTTCACGTTGCCAGGACAATCTTCGTTACCTTCGAAGGTTCAAGTGCAATTTTTGTGAAGTAGACTCGAAAGCGGTTTGCCATAATGCCAAAAACATTGTCCACAACCCGCCGTGCTCTAGAGAGCCTGTAGTTAAAAATGTGATGTTCATGAATCATATCCTTGTGCGAGTACGGTTTCATCAGATTTTCTTGCAGCGGGAAAGCATCGTCGGCTACGATATAGTAGCTCGGTGGTCGTTCGTCTCCAGGACATGGTGCAGAATCAGGGAACATGGATGAACGCCGATCCAGCGCTTGCTGGAGGCTGCAACCTTCAAACACTCCGCCATCGCTTATTCTTCCATTGCAACCAACATCAACCCACATAAATTTGTAATCTGCATCAACGACAGCCATCAACACAATAGAGAAAGTAGACTTGTAATTGTAAAACGTTGAACCTGAGCCAATTGGAGGTCTGAGGGTAACATGTTTTCCATCCAGAGCTCCCAAACAGTTGGGTAGTTGCCACCGGCTCTGAAATAGATTGGCCGTTTCCCTCCATTCCATTTGGTTTCCTGGGCACTGTAAATAAAGGAATAATACGTTTTTGTTATTGGATGTCCACGAACACAAACGTTTATTTGCATTTGATTTTTCTATTATAATTTCAGTCTGATGTTGACAGTGACATAAACAAAAACTCTGAAGTCACATGCAACTCGGATatcgacgacgatgatgattacGATGATGGTGAGAATGGGCAAGAGATTGGAGCATTGGACAATGCTATGGAAACTAATGAAGCCAACTCGACCAACAATAGCGACAACTGTAGAGAGGATAAAGACAAGGAGACAGATAAAACGACACAGTCTGCAAAAAATAAGGGGAAGAACAAACCCGTCACGTCTGACAGCTGTGGCAAGCAGGTGAATGAAAATGGTAGTACACCGAAGACATCCAAACGAAAACGAAGTAGGACAGACAGTGAAGTGGCCGAGATAGAGCTACTCGTCGCAATGAAGAACTCTATAGAGGCAAGTAAGCAAAAGGAACCAGACGATG of the Gigantopelta aegis isolate Gae_Host chromosome 12, Gae_host_genome, whole genome shotgun sequence genome contains:
- the LOC121385737 gene encoding protein ALP1-like; translation: MKQMRMDIMYGLAAVAIVRLRRKRRLRRNGRPWAREQGGEQGAFENLLPILRLKELTQYNNFLRMPSDSFDVLLGLVTPLITKKDTSFRPAITPAERLAVTIRFLATGETYKSLSWLFRIGATTIGEFVPEVCEAIYTVLKSKYMKCPGNQMEWRETANLFQSRWQLPNCLGALDGKHVTLRPPIGSGSTFYNYKSTFSIVLMAVVDADYKFMWVDVGCNGRISDGGVFEGCSLQQALDRRSSMFPDSAPCPGDERPPSYYIVADDAFPLQENLMKPYSHKDMIHEHHIFNYRLSRARRVVDNVFGIMANRFRVYFTKIALEPSKVTKIVLAT